TGAATGGACTTCCGTTGCTTATCAGGAGACGCAGGCCGGGAATACAACTACCATTGTTTTAGTAATGGCTCTGATTGTCGCCTTCCTGGTTTTGGCTGCACAATATGAAAGCTGGACGAGTCCGGTGGCGGCTGTTATCGGATTGCCGGTAGCATTATTGGGAGCTATGATAGGCTGTCTGGTAATGGGAACTCCGGTCAGCATCTATACTCAAATCGGTATTATCTTGCTTGTTGCGCTTTCTGCCAAGAATGGTATTCTGATTGTGGAGTTTGCCCGCGACTTCCATGCCGAGGGTAACTCTATCCGTGAGTCGGCATTTGAAGCCGGACACGTCAGGTTGCGTCCTATCCTAATGACGTCTTTTGCTTTTGTATTGGGAGTAATGCCGTTATTATTTGCTTCTGGAGCAGGTGCACAGAGCCGCATTGCATTAGGTGCCGCCGTTGTTTTTGGTATGGCAATGAATACACTGCTGGCAACGGTTTATATACCTAACTTCTATGAATTAATGCAGAAATTGCAGGAGAAATTCAGCAAGAAGAAAGGAAACAACGATAAGCAGGAAGGGAGTATGTAAAGATAGAATACTATCCGGAAAGTATCCGGAAGACGACTGAATCAGGGTGTCGGTAGATGGATGTGATAGTGACGGTATGTGCTTTACATAACGTCGCTATCGTGACCGGATAGCGACACTCTTTTTTATAAGTTATTATAGTCTGGAATATCCTGGAGGAAAATATAACTCTGGTGTTCATAATCCATTCGGCAGCAATAGTGTTGCATTCCATTGCTGACAATCAGGTAATCTACTTTCAGTACCATATTATACCGGGTTATCTGATCGAATACGGTCTGTGTGATTTCAATGTGCGGTGCCTTGTATTCCACAATCATGCGTGCCGACAAATCCCTGCGATAGAGCACTGTATCACACCGCTTGGTAGTGCCGTTCAACTTTACCATTACTTCATTGGCAAGAAGGGCGGTCGGATATCCTTTGTGTGCAATAAGAAAGTGAACGAAGTGTTGACGCACCCATTCTTCCGGAGTGAGAGCGACATATCGTTTGCGAATCACGTCGAAAATTACATTTTTTCCGTTTCGTACGTTTATTTTAGTGTCGAATACTGGTAGGTTTAACGATAACATTTATTATTTTTGTAAGTTAAATAATGGTTCCCATCATCGGGAGCACAAATTTAATAGATAATTATGAAAACAAAAGAAGAAATCGTAGCTAATTGGCTGCCTCGTTACACAAAACGTAACCTGGAGGATTTTGGAGAGTATATTCTGTTGACTAACTTCAACAAGTATGTCGAGATTTTCGCAAATCAGTTTAATGTTCCTATTTTAGGAAGGGATGCAAATATGATTTCTGCTTCTGCCGAAGGTATCACAATGATTAACTTCGGTATGGGAAGTCCCAACGCTGCTATCATCATGGACTTGCTGGGGGCTATTCGTCCCAAAGCGTGTTTATTCTTGGGAAAATGTGGCGGTATCGACAAGAAAAACCAGCTTGGCGACTTGATTCTTCCTATTGCGGCTATCCGTGGGGAGGGAACTTCCAACGATTATTTTCCTCCTGAAGTTCCTGCATTACCCGCATTTATGTTACAGCGTGCCGTTTCTTCGTCAATCCGTGACAAAGGCCGCGACTATTGGACCGGTACCGTATATACTACCAACCGCCGTATTTGGGAACATGATGATGTATTCAAGGAATATCTGAAAAAGACACGGGCTATGGCGGTCGACATGGAAACTGCAACTTTGTTTAGTTGTGGCTTTGCCAACCACATTCCTACCGGTGCATTATTATTAGTATCTGACCAGCCTATGACTCCCGACGGAGTAAAAACAGATAAGAGTGATAATTTGGTTACCAGAAATTATGTAGAGGAGCATGTTGAAATCGGTATTGCTTCTCTGCGTATGATTATTGATGAAAAGAAAACTGTTAAACACTTGAAATTTGACTGGTAAACCCAGTCTTTCTGAAAAATATATATGGCAAAACAAGAGCTGACCTGTGATGATATCCTCAAGGAATTAAAGGCAAAGCAGTATCGTCCTATTTATTATTTAATGGGAGAGGAATCGTACTATATCGACCTGATAGCCGATTACATTACTGATAATGTGTTGAACGATACGGAAAAGGAATTCAACCTGACTGTGGTATACGGGGCTGATGTAGATGTAGCGACTATCATAAATGCTGCCAAGCGTTATCCGATGATGTCCGAACATCAAGTGGTAGTAGTCAAGGAGGCACAAGCAGTGCGTAACATGGAGGAACTGTCTTACTATCTTCAGAAGCCGCTTCATTCAACTATCTTGGTAATATGCCATAAGCATGGTACATTGGACCGCAGAAAGAAGTTGGCCGCCGAAGTTGAAAAGACGGGTGTGCTGTTTGAATCTAAAAAGATAAAAGATGCACAGCTCCCAGCCTTCATTGCTTCTTACATGAAACGGAAAGGCGTAGACATGGAACCCAAGGCAACAGTCATGCTCGCTGATTTTGTCGGCTCAGATTTAAGTCGGCTGACAGGAGAACTGGAGAAATTGATTATTACTTTACCCGCAGGACAGAAACGTGTTACTCCCGAACAGATTGAAAAGAATATCGGCATTAGCAAGGATTATAATAACTTTGAATTGCGAAGTGCACTAGTGGAAAAAGACATTCTTAAAGCAAATAAAATAATAAAATATTTTGAGGAGAATCCGAAAACTAACCCGATTCAAATGACATTGTCTCTGCTGTTTAGTTTCTATTCCAACTTAATGTTGGCATATTATGCTCCTGACAAATCGGAGCAGGGAATCGCTACAATGTTAGGACTAAGAACGCCCTGGCAAGCTAAAGATTATATGGCGGCAATGCGTAAATATAGCGGAGTTAAGACGATGCAAATCGTTGGAGAAATACGATATGCTGATGCAAAATCAAAAGGAGTGAAAAATAGTTCTATGTCGGACGGAGATATTCTGCGTGAATTAGTGTTTAAAATTCTTCATTAGAAAAAGCGACTGTTTCACATCAATAAGAGGTATATACTTTTACTGTCATTCAAGTAAGTATATACCTCTTATTATATTCTCTATATTGAACCTTCCAAATGAATAGTTAGCATCCTAATTTTAAACTGAATATTTTACAAAATTACCACACTTTCTTTATCTGTTTTTCCTGATAGAAAATATGTGTTTCTGAGTTACTTTTCCCGTTTTGTTTTCATCTTACTTGATTCCCGAATTTTGTCTCTTTTAATAAATCCCATTGAAAAATCAAGATTAAATCAAAACTTGTAATGTATATAATATCCTCTTGATTTTTTAAGCGAAAACGAAAGAGAAACTTCCTTTTGTTTAAAACCTGGTCTGTCATTTTGATAGTTTTATGATTTTCTGTAATAATCTCCCCATTTTTTCTAGTTTATCTAAAGATTAATATCATAAAAATGGGAATAACACTCTGTATTATAGATTATTATGATAAAAATAAGGCCTCTAGAATTGAAAAAAAGTAGAGAATAGGTGAAGAGTACGTAAATATTGCAAGGATTTACCATTTTAGACCTGACATGTAAAAGATGATTTGAAAAGCGTTCGATATACATGAGTGAATTATAGATTTTTTCTCTTGTTTTATTGCTGATGCAACTACTCAATTTCACTTTTGTATATCTTACACTTTCCGTTTGTAAAATATAATATTGTAATGCAAACACAAGTGTAACGAGAAGAAGCTATACACAAAA
The nucleotide sequence above comes from Bacteroides caccae. Encoded proteins:
- the holA gene encoding DNA polymerase III subunit delta produces the protein MAKQELTCDDILKELKAKQYRPIYYLMGEESYYIDLIADYITDNVLNDTEKEFNLTVVYGADVDVATIINAAKRYPMMSEHQVVVVKEAQAVRNMEELSYYLQKPLHSTILVICHKHGTLDRRKKLAAEVEKTGVLFESKKIKDAQLPAFIASYMKRKGVDMEPKATVMLADFVGSDLSRLTGELEKLIITLPAGQKRVTPEQIEKNIGISKDYNNFELRSALVEKDILKANKIIKYFEENPKTNPIQMTLSLLFSFYSNLMLAYYAPDKSEQGIATMLGLRTPWQAKDYMAAMRKYSGVKTMQIVGEIRYADAKSKGVKNSSMSDGDILRELVFKILH
- a CDS encoding AMP nucleosidase, encoding MKTKEEIVANWLPRYTKRNLEDFGEYILLTNFNKYVEIFANQFNVPILGRDANMISASAEGITMINFGMGSPNAAIIMDLLGAIRPKACLFLGKCGGIDKKNQLGDLILPIAAIRGEGTSNDYFPPEVPALPAFMLQRAVSSSIRDKGRDYWTGTVYTTNRRIWEHDDVFKEYLKKTRAMAVDMETATLFSCGFANHIPTGALLLVSDQPMTPDGVKTDKSDNLVTRNYVEEHVEIGIASLRMIIDEKKTVKHLKFDW
- a CDS encoding type I restriction enzyme HsdR N-terminal domain-containing protein; amino-acid sequence: MLSLNLPVFDTKINVRNGKNVIFDVIRKRYVALTPEEWVRQHFVHFLIAHKGYPTALLANEVMVKLNGTTKRCDTVLYRRDLSARMIVEYKAPHIEITQTVFDQITRYNMVLKVDYLIVSNGMQHYCCRMDYEHQSYIFLQDIPDYNNL